Proteins encoded by one window of Brasilonema sennae CENA114:
- a CDS encoding TrbI/VirB10 family protein codes for MSQLQNDIQDSVSNNGNSQPANSVDALLPLDEKLVKNPESEDKLEPEEGEEEENPAAVQTKHDFVTSPWSRLGIIGGAFGVGFLVMFVALNGMMNSGSNTAQTPVAISSPTPTSTPFEKKDGDVYAKLALAKQQQELETLNGKEEETKENKTEQKTPNKEKQASATTNINTNKTASQIRVTPQQTPPPPKRRVYQEPNPEGEYRATRRSAVLASRSIEPKSPTATKDRITLPISRNNNAIAFGSARSAITLGGSSKSIARTALSPTRGSMLGTPKDPLAELERLRNLGSIGRVEYTSADNTTIASKVSEEEVPNGDETPRRRRNRRSETSVENTINSTPNNTGEVEELRPRWKPTNNTVELTASYSKQTQLASANYLSDEVQILEERQTQYLVVGSSASATLVTPLILAQGSANNNIRFVARLDEPIKSNTGGIAIPAGTQVAVAMTGVDSGFNITASVSAILKDGTEYPISPGAISILGKGNNPLIARPYKDKGGEIALGDATLGTIAGLAKVGEIINQPEEITEDLLFGGSRTRSRGNNRNIAGAFLQGAFGKVAETMGSRTQKATSEITSRPNIWYVPANTKISIVVNRSIKLY; via the coding sequence ATGTCACAGTTGCAAAACGACATTCAAGACAGCGTTAGTAATAACGGGAATTCACAACCAGCTAATTCGGTTGATGCACTCTTACCGTTAGATGAGAAATTAGTGAAAAATCCCGAATCCGAAGATAAATTAGAACCAGAAGAGGGGGAAGAGGAAGAAAACCCCGCAGCTGTTCAAACCAAACACGACTTTGTAACTTCTCCCTGGTCAAGACTTGGTATTATTGGAGGTGCATTTGGAGTAGGTTTTCTAGTCATGTTTGTCGCCCTTAACGGCATGATGAACAGTGGCAGCAATACTGCCCAAACTCCAGTTGCAATTTCCTCTCCTACTCCCACATCCACACCATTTGAAAAGAAAGACGGGGATGTTTATGCAAAACTAGCGCTCGCTAAGCAACAGCAAGAACTTGAAACACTGAACGGTAAAGAGGAAGAAACCAAAGAAAATAAGACTGAACAAAAAACTCCAAATAAAGAAAAACAAGCCTCAGCTACCACCAACATAAACACTAACAAAACAGCAAGTCAAATTAGAGTTACTCCGCAACAGACACCTCCCCCTCCTAAGAGACGGGTATATCAGGAACCAAACCCTGAAGGCGAATACAGAGCGACGAGGCGCAGTGCGGTACTCGCATCTCGTTCCATCGAACCCAAAAGTCCAACTGCAACTAAAGATCGAATAACCCTACCAATTAGTAGAAATAATAATGCGATTGCCTTTGGCAGTGCGCGGAGCGCAATCACCCTTGGCGGCTCCTCAAAAAGCATCGCACGCACAGCCTTATCACCCACCAGGGGTAGTATGTTAGGAACACCGAAAGACCCCCTCGCCGAACTCGAACGCCTTCGTAACTTAGGAAGTATCGGTAGGGTTGAATATACCAGCGCTGACAACACCACCATTGCAAGCAAGGTAAGTGAAGAGGAAGTACCGAATGGTGATGAAACACCCCGCCGTCGCCGCAACCGTCGCAGTGAAACAAGCGTTGAAAACACAATCAACAGTACACCCAACAACACAGGGGAAGTTGAAGAACTGCGTCCCCGGTGGAAACCAACTAACAATACAGTCGAGTTGACTGCATCTTATAGCAAGCAAACCCAACTCGCTTCTGCTAACTACCTGAGTGATGAAGTCCAAATTTTAGAGGAAAGACAAACTCAATATTTAGTAGTAGGTTCTTCCGCAAGCGCTACCCTAGTTACTCCCTTGATACTTGCCCAAGGCAGTGCAAATAACAATATCAGGTTTGTTGCTCGCCTAGATGAACCAATCAAAAGTAATACAGGTGGAATAGCCATCCCTGCTGGCACCCAGGTAGCAGTTGCTATGACTGGTGTAGATAGTGGATTTAATATCACCGCCTCAGTCAGCGCCATACTCAAAGATGGTACCGAATACCCCATCTCCCCTGGCGCAATCTCAATCCTGGGTAAAGGTAACAATCCCCTTATTGCCCGTCCCTACAAAGATAAGGGTGGTGAAATTGCTCTTGGTGACGCCACTCTCGGTACTATCGCTGGACTTGCAAAGGTGGGGGAAATTATCAACCAGCCTGAAGAAATAACCGAAGATTTACTGTTCGGTGGTAGTCGCACCCGTTCTAGAGGCAATAACCGCAATATCGCAGGTGCATTTTTACAAGGTGCATTCGGCAAAGTTGCTGAAACTATGGGCAGCCGCACTCAAAAGGCTACTAGTGAAATTACTAGCCGTCCCAACATCTGGTATGTACCTGCCAATACCAAAATTTCTATTGTCGTCAATCGCTCTATCAAACTGTATTAA
- a CDS encoding type IV secretory system conjugative DNA transfer family protein, translating into MYNLYFATAKTVKVKTATETKPSSDYDFSKYTNQLMSPQGLALAGGILALFLLHIFSGGKKGKLATSYWGGGKETARAKKKAIKQVTSPKCDSASLYIGVHKYKGQKLPKGSGGTPMYVPDVQRGTAVIGAPGSGKSFSAINPMLYSAIDQGFGIVLYDFKYPSQAKIASYAKSKGYEVHVFAPGFPESEVCNPIDFLRDSGDAETARQLATVINKNFRMLGGGNEDAFFGPAGDQLTQAILMLTKEFGEFADIMTAAAILSSEKMVERLMAASLNPWIRIAFGQLFSSSGSEKTIAGIAGTASLMFTRFMAKNTLGCFVGKTTLPLEVGKKQMIIFGLDRERRDAVGPLMTSILHMTVARSIAKKRKETGPLVVSVDELPSIFLPDLFKWLNESRSEGFCGILGWQNMGQLEKIYGKEISKAILGACGTKFVFNPGEEESARIFSAYLGEEEIKYKQKSRSTGGGKASTSISEQEKIRKLFEPAQFLKLPPGKCVFINPAYDNNKEGSVPILKSIKVPKYIISLESENGNNWDKLITKLARKSTQKRPTQEDLDIRVKEVDKRFPIPQAPVQAGNAPLPVDSYKEFFS; encoded by the coding sequence ATGTATAACTTATATTTCGCCACAGCCAAAACCGTTAAAGTTAAAACTGCTACAGAAACTAAACCTTCGTCCGACTATGACTTTAGCAAATATACCAACCAACTAATGTCTCCCCAAGGACTAGCACTCGCTGGGGGAATATTAGCACTATTTCTCCTACATATATTCTCTGGAGGTAAGAAAGGCAAACTTGCTACCAGCTATTGGGGTGGAGGAAAAGAAACAGCACGCGCCAAGAAAAAAGCCATCAAGCAAGTCACCTCCCCCAAGTGCGATAGCGCTAGCTTGTATATCGGAGTACATAAGTACAAGGGACAAAAACTACCCAAGGGGAGTGGGGGGACACCTATGTATGTACCCGATGTTCAAAGAGGTACAGCCGTCATTGGGGCACCTGGTAGCGGTAAATCCTTCTCGGCAATCAACCCCATGCTTTACTCAGCTATCGACCAAGGTTTTGGTATTGTTCTATACGATTTTAAATACCCCAGTCAAGCCAAAATCGCCAGTTACGCAAAATCAAAAGGGTATGAAGTACACGTCTTTGCTCCGGGTTTTCCTGAATCTGAAGTATGCAACCCCATCGATTTCTTGCGCGACAGTGGCGATGCTGAAACTGCACGGCAGTTGGCTACAGTCATCAACAAAAACTTCCGTATGCTTGGTGGTGGAAACGAAGACGCATTCTTCGGTCCTGCGGGTGACCAGCTAACCCAAGCAATTCTCATGCTCACCAAAGAGTTTGGGGAGTTTGCCGATATCATGACCGCAGCAGCTATTCTCTCAAGCGAGAAGATGGTCGAACGCCTAATGGCAGCAAGTCTTAATCCGTGGATACGGATAGCCTTCGGTCAATTATTTAGCTCCAGCGGAAGTGAAAAAACCATCGCGGGTATTGCTGGTACCGCCTCGCTCATGTTTACGCGTTTCATGGCAAAGAACACGCTTGGCTGCTTTGTCGGCAAAACTACCCTACCATTAGAGGTAGGCAAGAAACAGATGATTATCTTCGGACTTGACCGCGAACGCCGCGATGCAGTTGGTCCGCTTATGACTTCAATTTTACATATGACCGTCGCCCGCAGTATTGCCAAAAAGAGAAAAGAAACTGGTCCACTTGTAGTTAGCGTTGACGAACTGCCATCGATTTTTCTCCCAGACCTATTCAAATGGCTTAACGAATCCCGAAGCGAAGGATTCTGCGGAATTCTCGGATGGCAGAACATGGGGCAGTTGGAGAAAATTTATGGCAAGGAAATCTCAAAAGCAATCCTCGGTGCTTGTGGCACCAAGTTTGTATTCAACCCAGGTGAAGAGGAATCTGCAAGAATTTTTAGTGCTTACCTCGGTGAAGAGGAAATTAAATATAAGCAGAAATCCCGGTCAACTGGAGGGGGAAAAGCTTCAACATCTATCTCAGAACAAGAGAAAATCAGAAAGCTTTTTGAACCCGCTCAATTTCTCAAATTACCACCCGGTAAATGCGTATTTATCAACCCTGCCTACGACAACAACAAGGAAGGTTCTGTACCAATTTTAAAAAGTATTAAAGTCCCAAAATATATCATCTCGCTAGAGTCAGAAAACGGGAATAATTGGGATAAACTTATCACAAAACTTGCTCGAAAAAGTACCCAAAAAAGACCAACTCAAGAAGATTTGGATATCAGGGTCAAAGAGGTAGACAAGCGTTTCCCCATTCCTCAAGCACCTGTACAAGCAGGAAATGCACCATTACCTGTGGATAGTTACAAAGAATTTTTCTCATAA
- a CDS encoding DUF6398 domain-containing protein, translating into MAKTKKSENVPNAMQEKFNGIVAITDDFAKQHLNDEYAQLLRFATAALCRKKPSPLAKGREKTWACGITHAIGMVNFLFDPSQDPHISAKEIYQWFGVNPSTGQSKSKQVRDTLDMHQMDPDWCLSSKLDDNPMTWMISVDGFILDARFTPREIQEVAYTQGLIPYIPDNGESEYIGDKQASPHHEKAVNPSPNALYVLDVFLIDGPITEEFIAENSVVSRTIEIKGSNTLEDLHKIIFKAFDRQEEHMYEFQVGGSGPQDPNARRYCLKQAFSSSGLTQTPTGDVSSTSIASLGLSIDEAFGYWFDFGDDWWHQINVTNIVDKAQSGKYPRITKRVGASPPQYADFE; encoded by the coding sequence ATGGCTAAAACTAAGAAATCAGAAAACGTTCCCAACGCGATGCAAGAAAAGTTCAATGGCATTGTAGCGATAACGGATGATTTTGCCAAACAACATTTGAACGATGAATATGCCCAGTTACTCCGCTTTGCGACAGCAGCTTTATGTCGCAAGAAACCATCTCCACTAGCAAAGGGTAGGGAGAAAACTTGGGCTTGTGGGATTACTCATGCTATCGGTATGGTCAATTTTCTCTTTGACCCTTCACAAGACCCCCACATTAGTGCCAAGGAAATTTATCAGTGGTTTGGTGTGAACCCTAGCACCGGGCAGTCGAAATCAAAACAGGTACGAGATACCCTGGATATGCATCAGATGGACCCTGATTGGTGTCTCTCCAGTAAGTTAGACGACAACCCCATGACTTGGATGATTTCTGTTGATGGATTTATCTTGGATGCAAGGTTTACACCCCGAGAAATTCAGGAAGTAGCATATACACAGGGCTTAATTCCTTATATTCCGGACAATGGTGAATCGGAGTATATTGGTGACAAGCAAGCATCACCCCATCATGAAAAAGCAGTGAACCCTTCTCCAAATGCACTATATGTGCTGGATGTGTTTTTAATTGACGGTCCAATTACTGAAGAATTTATTGCGGAGAATTCAGTGGTGTCTCGAACAATTGAGATTAAAGGCAGCAATACTTTAGAGGATCTCCATAAAATTATCTTCAAGGCATTCGACCGCCAAGAAGAGCATATGTACGAATTTCAAGTGGGAGGAAGTGGCCCGCAAGATCCAAATGCAAGACGGTACTGCTTGAAACAAGCATTTTCAAGTTCCGGTTTGACACAAACGCCTACAGGGGATGTGTCTAGTACTTCAATTGCTTCGCTGGGCTTATCTATTGATGAGGCTTTTGGTTACTGGTTCGATTTTGGTGATGATTGGTGGCACCAGATTAATGTAACAAACATCGTAGACAAGGCTCAATCGGGCAAGTATCCCAGAATAACTAAGCGGGTTGGGGCTAGCCCTCCTCAATACGCGGATTTTGAGTAG
- a CDS encoding helix-turn-helix domain-containing protein, with translation MATLRPSDPLIPTPEVATMAEAALYSLGQFLDNPPDKITLAIIEPPLANAEITLSGDMFRLVTEVLKTISKGHPVTILPLQAELSTQEAADILNVSRPYLVKLLDSGTIPSRKVGVYRRVLASDVLQYKQQNEAARHQALDELTKQAQELDMGY, from the coding sequence ATGGCTACGCTTCGCCCATCTGATCCTCTCATTCCTACTCCCGAAGTCGCTACCATGGCTGAAGCGGCGTTGTATTCTCTGGGACAATTTCTTGACAATCCACCCGACAAGATAACACTCGCAATCATCGAACCGCCTCTTGCGAACGCGGAAATCACTCTTTCAGGCGACATGTTTCGGCTTGTAACCGAAGTCCTAAAGACGATCAGCAAAGGACATCCGGTCACCATCCTACCTTTACAGGCAGAACTCTCGACACAGGAAGCTGCAGACATACTCAACGTCTCACGTCCCTATTTAGTCAAACTACTCGACTCTGGAACAATCCCTTCTCGTAAAGTCGGAGTCTATCGGCGCGTACTCGCCTCTGATGTTTTACAGTATAAGCAACAGAACGAAGCAGCTCGCCATCAAGCGCTCGACGAGTTGACAAAACAGGCACAGGAACTCGACATGGGATATTGA
- a CDS encoding PIN domain-containing protein — protein MRLATTGSYKPRWSAMIHDEWIRNVCANRPDLSLAYLERTRTLMDLHVEDALVEGYETIIPTLSLPDADDRHILAAAIVGQCDTIITFNLKDFPQETLAPYRIEAVHQSCVCHALH, from the coding sequence ATGCGTCTTGCCACCACTGGTAGTTACAAACCTCGCTGGTCGGCAATGATACACGATGAATGGATACGCAACGTCTGTGCAAATCGGCCTGACCTCTCACTTGCATACTTGGAACGCACGCGCACCTTAATGGATCTGCATGTCGAGGATGCACTTGTAGAAGGGTACGAAACCATTATTCCTACACTGTCACTGCCAGATGCTGACGATCGCCATATCCTTGCAGCCGCAATTGTCGGTCAGTGTGACACCATCATTACCTTCAATTTAAAAGATTTTCCTCAAGAGACGTTAGCCCCCTATCGGATCGAGGCTGTGCATCAGTCATGCGTTTGTCATGCGCTGCATTGA
- a CDS encoding aldo/keto reductase — MDEIARNRGVTVAQVALNWLLRQPGITSVIIGARPGAATQR, encoded by the coding sequence TTGGATGAAATAGCTCGTAACCGTGGAGTCACCGTTGCTCAGGTGGCGCTCAATTGGCTTTTGCGTCAACCTGGTATTACATCGGTCATTATTGGAGCCCGCCCTGGAGCAGCAACTCAAAGATAA
- a CDS encoding DEAD/DEAH box helicase yields the protein MKNRPEWLQPSRSIYSKQHGIIQISTIIGNNLYFRKGNISQIIFNWEEEIEQGNLTTVEDAPSLKNLIYQEIATELEGRNKLAYCDVIPEQAAKSQPIPENIHSAVNNALIQLGINQLYFHQIQAWSAYNQSSDIILETPTSSGKSISFLLPVIHECLKGNSCIIFFNLKALAFDQEEKIKEFINLLPESIRPAILNINGDTPAQERKKLYTHKPSILCVTPDVWNHELTNYQFDNYNFIETLRKISIIVVDEAHFYSGIFGANFALLNRRTQLMIETAGGNLSKLKYIYASATINNSQEIAQKISNRRENITVINQNGARKAETTFISLKPQNSILYTTAQIAALLVSKDVVGICFCDSREMVKTLTQTIRKILSENGLSQNTISAFYANLKNNQRRKIIADIKSGEVKFIVSTSALEAGLDLGCIDAVLICGYPGSILSFRQRAGRAGRKEEGLVVFIPSRQSILDSYYSKHPNRLLTDPPEVINFNPNFENLLTWHILACCKESRPTINQIITHFGQSGLAIANQLINENKLVYSFNGKLACARHLGYIHGDIKIRGSRNNNINYINTSNGEEFEQSAINTALREVYPDAIYTAQDFDGNPVWYKSSELKIKEGQAFLKPIGQTNLFTRPQGVIKFEEVKTTSKAKSIKLPRGVIELTPKICKISESITGYKIYNRESRWTCPNQDCRNHNQSLASKLQNCLICNSQLTERDIIQLVEEVSYKESFTISYSTSCLQVTIDRQARSFFKSKVEKIRSEIKNQKYVSREERELFEYNETDICIHSLAHQLMLALPLVEHGASSKDIDFILHQEPTQSNSFGYFFDTVEGGTGMCDTLFQYLEKVVSRARFLVEHCPCKHGCSNCTVIYRCPDDNTAISKQVGLSILQDFIQEEVQTL from the coding sequence ATGAAAAACCGACCAGAGTGGTTACAACCAAGCCGTAGCATCTATTCCAAGCAGCACGGAATAATTCAAATTAGCACAATCATCGGTAACAACCTTTATTTCAGAAAAGGAAATATCAGCCAAATTATCTTCAATTGGGAAGAAGAGATAGAGCAAGGAAATCTTACTACAGTTGAAGATGCGCCATCTCTAAAAAATTTAATATATCAAGAAATAGCAACCGAACTAGAGGGTAGAAATAAACTTGCCTACTGCGATGTGATTCCCGAACAAGCAGCAAAGAGTCAACCGATACCAGAAAACATTCATTCAGCAGTCAATAATGCACTCATCCAATTAGGAATAAATCAATTATACTTCCACCAAATTCAAGCATGGTCAGCATACAATCAATCATCAGATATAATTCTCGAAACTCCAACAAGTAGTGGGAAATCAATATCATTCCTACTTCCCGTTATTCACGAATGTCTCAAAGGCAATTCATGCATCATTTTCTTCAACCTTAAAGCCCTAGCATTTGACCAAGAGGAGAAAATAAAGGAGTTCATCAACCTTCTACCAGAGTCTATTCGCCCTGCAATTCTCAATATTAATGGCGATACTCCAGCTCAAGAACGTAAAAAACTCTATACACATAAACCTTCGATTCTTTGTGTCACACCCGATGTTTGGAATCATGAACTTACCAACTACCAATTTGATAACTACAACTTCATTGAAACACTACGCAAAATTTCCATAATCGTAGTAGATGAAGCTCACTTCTACAGCGGAATCTTCGGTGCAAACTTTGCTCTACTCAACCGTCGCACCCAACTAATGATAGAAACAGCTGGAGGGAATTTATCTAAACTAAAGTATATTTACGCCTCAGCTACCATCAACAACAGTCAAGAGATAGCCCAAAAGATTTCCAATCGTAGAGAAAATATTACGGTAATTAACCAAAATGGTGCAAGAAAAGCTGAAACCACCTTTATCAGTCTTAAACCCCAGAACAGTATCCTGTACACAACTGCTCAAATAGCAGCTTTACTCGTCAGTAAAGATGTAGTAGGAATCTGCTTTTGCGACAGTCGGGAAATGGTCAAAACCCTAACCCAAACTATCCGCAAAATATTAAGCGAAAATGGGTTGTCTCAAAATACTATTTCTGCATTTTACGCCAACTTGAAAAACAACCAAAGGAGAAAAATAATTGCAGATATCAAATCCGGAGAAGTGAAATTCATTGTCTCAACGTCTGCTCTCGAAGCTGGTTTAGACCTGGGATGTATAGATGCTGTTCTCATTTGCGGGTATCCTGGCAGTATCTTATCCTTCCGCCAAAGGGCAGGTCGTGCTGGCAGAAAAGAAGAAGGACTGGTGGTATTTATCCCCTCCAGACAATCAATCTTGGACTCGTACTACTCGAAACATCCCAACCGACTGCTAACCGATCCGCCGGAGGTCATCAATTTTAATCCGAATTTTGAAAATCTACTCACGTGGCATATCTTAGCCTGCTGTAAGGAATCACGCCCGACAATCAATCAAATTATCACGCATTTCGGGCAGTCAGGACTTGCGATCGCAAACCAACTCATTAATGAAAATAAGCTTGTATACAGCTTCAACGGTAAGCTAGCGTGCGCCCGTCATCTAGGTTACATACACGGCGATATCAAAATTAGGGGGAGCAGAAACAACAATATCAACTACATAAATACCTCAAACGGAGAGGAATTTGAACAAAGTGCAATCAACACTGCCTTAAGAGAGGTATACCCTGATGCAATTTATACAGCCCAAGATTTTGATGGCAACCCTGTTTGGTATAAATCATCAGAGTTAAAAATCAAAGAGGGACAAGCTTTTCTCAAGCCTATTGGACAAACAAACCTATTTACGCGCCCTCAAGGAGTCATTAAATTTGAGGAGGTTAAAACTACTAGCAAAGCAAAGTCAATCAAACTACCAAGGGGAGTGATAGAACTCACACCTAAAATATGTAAAATATCTGAGTCGATTACCGGATACAAAATATACAATCGGGAGTCAAGATGGACTTGTCCAAATCAAGATTGTAGAAACCACAATCAATCTCTAGCAAGCAAGTTACAAAACTGTCTCATATGCAACAGTCAACTCACAGAAAGAGACATAATCCAGCTAGTAGAAGAAGTCTCATATAAGGAATCTTTTACTATTAGTTATTCTACCAGTTGTCTGCAAGTTACAATCGACCGACAAGCAAGAAGTTTTTTCAAATCAAAAGTAGAAAAAATTAGGTCAGAAATCAAGAATCAGAAGTACGTCTCCAGGGAGGAAAGAGAGTTATTTGAATACAACGAAACCGACATTTGCATCCACAGTCTAGCACATCAACTTATGCTAGCATTACCACTAGTCGAACATGGAGCCAGCAGTAAAGATATCGACTTTATACTCCATCAAGAACCAACTCAATCTAATTCATTCGGCTACTTCTTTGATACAGTTGAAGGAGGAACCGGAATGTGCGATACGCTGTTTCAATATTTGGAAAAAGTCGTATCCAGGGCAAGATTCCTAGTGGAACATTGCCCATGCAAGCATGGATGTTCCAATTGTACTGTTATCTACAGATGCCCAGATGACAATACAGCCATTTCCAAACAAGTTGGATTATCTATACTTCAAGATTTCATCCAGGAAGAAGTACAAACCCTCTAA
- a CDS encoding bifunctional DNA primase/polymerase — protein MHTQARKIISSLETLPDIWRIIPTFGKRPLGGKQWQHKTYSPKQLQAELIRTRCKIWSGKRYIHATGVAIVCGNYHPQGHIVAIDCDGPRAWGQILILNKKLEEDEMEKISPQKLYEGALTYLPPTVAFTSGGEYKRQLLYLIPGNSSITSSKISNLEFRGKNHASVLPPSYHPEGRYYQWVSGCSPQEKQVAIAPDWVIAQMLLKQEKARLTSFPQEKYNRRDKVDRYINLYPNIKTNIQTALTFLEVIHPRFASDYTTWIQVGMALKSVSPILLDAWDRWSQLSPKYKPGECAYKWQSFRRTGITIRTLVKFANLS, from the coding sequence ATGCACACCCAGGCACGTAAAATCATCTCGTCCCTGGAAACACTACCCGATATATGGCGAATTATACCCACCTTCGGCAAACGCCCTCTGGGAGGAAAACAATGGCAACATAAAACTTATTCCCCCAAACAGTTACAAGCCGAACTCATTCGTACTAGATGCAAAATTTGGTCGGGGAAAAGGTATATACACGCGACTGGTGTTGCTATTGTTTGCGGTAACTATCACCCCCAAGGGCACATCGTTGCTATTGACTGCGACGGACCACGCGCTTGGGGTCAAATCCTGATCCTCAACAAAAAACTCGAAGAGGATGAGATGGAGAAAATTTCTCCCCAAAAGTTATACGAAGGCGCACTTACTTACCTCCCGCCGACAGTCGCCTTTACTTCTGGAGGCGAATATAAGCGCCAGCTTCTCTACCTAATTCCTGGAAACTCATCAATCACTTCCAGCAAAATCTCAAACCTAGAGTTCAGAGGCAAAAATCATGCCTCAGTTCTACCTCCTTCCTATCACCCAGAAGGGAGATACTACCAGTGGGTTTCCGGTTGCAGTCCTCAAGAAAAGCAAGTTGCGATCGCACCAGATTGGGTAATAGCCCAAATGTTATTAAAGCAGGAGAAAGCAAGGTTAACCAGCTTTCCACAAGAAAAATACAACCGCAGAGATAAGGTAGACAGGTACATCAACTTATACCCGAACATCAAAACCAATATCCAAACTGCACTCACATTCTTAGAAGTTATCCATCCCCGGTTTGCTTCGGACTACACAACCTGGATTCAAGTTGGAATGGCACTCAAGTCAGTCAGTCCTATCTTACTTGATGCCTGGGACAGATGGAGTCAGCTGTCACCCAAATACAAACCAGGAGAGTGTGCCTACAAATGGCAGTCTTTCCGCAGAACGGGCATTACCATTCGTACCCTCGTAAAATTTGCCAACCTTTCATGA
- a CDS encoding ThiF family adenylyltransferase, with protein MIQIDTEIFLPVLPHPHRKVDFILVGAGGTGGYLAEDVCRLILQLQQNDKKANLTIIDGDSVETKNIARQNYQPSEISLPKAQCLATRCSAKYGL; from the coding sequence ATGATACAAATCGATACAGAAATTTTCTTACCCGTTCTCCCCCATCCCCACCGCAAAGTAGATTTTATCTTAGTGGGGGCTGGTGGCACAGGAGGATACCTCGCAGAAGATGTTTGCCGTCTCATACTACAGCTACAGCAAAACGATAAAAAGGCTAACCTCACCATCATTGATGGAGATAGTGTCGAAACTAAAAATATTGCACGCCAAAATTACCAACCATCAGAGATAAGTTTGCCCAAAGCACAGTGTTTAGCCACGAGATGTAGTGCAAAATATGGGCTATAA
- a CDS encoding DUF5895 domain-containing protein, producing the protein MAKNPIKPDTKEEQKEQPQTAIPDNLEQRKTLVSKFANSEYNAPISNICICQIINHMEAEKVGLFVKDKYLGNIDWQGGEPTHKHTFSSGTPEMGILLQSPRMHILDVSPRYIEQRDDGAIIGIYEYGDGYDMYQALGKEKVVLRRFYLINLVDGNNKNLHNKPIALSIKGVASSRFGEAYKQFQRELEVAFARFADIPVVEKSQEFHRLGIFQPTFIPSHEPKEATNQRDKSWVAVVDSYKSPNPDGSNFLEFFCEDKEVEFQTIMQANPEFSHRIGKTSAVVATHHQLAGVNTTELAALPPSTIEELPY; encoded by the coding sequence ATGGCTAAAAATCCAATCAAACCAGATACAAAAGAAGAACAAAAAGAACAACCACAAACTGCAATTCCAGATAATCTCGAACAGAGAAAAACGTTAGTATCAAAATTTGCCAACTCTGAATATAACGCTCCCATCAGCAATATTTGCATCTGCCAGATAATCAATCACATGGAAGCAGAAAAGGTTGGCTTGTTCGTCAAAGACAAATACTTAGGAAACATTGATTGGCAAGGAGGCGAACCCACCCACAAGCACACCTTCTCCAGTGGTACTCCAGAAATGGGAATTCTCCTGCAATCACCCCGTATGCACATCCTCGATGTATCACCCCGGTATATCGAACAAAGGGACGATGGTGCAATTATCGGTATATACGAGTACGGCGACGGGTATGATATGTACCAAGCTTTGGGGAAAGAAAAAGTAGTACTGCGACGGTTCTACCTAATTAACCTAGTAGATGGAAACAATAAAAACCTCCACAACAAACCAATCGCTTTATCAATCAAAGGAGTAGCCTCTTCTAGATTTGGTGAGGCTTACAAACAATTCCAACGCGAACTGGAGGTAGCGTTCGCCAGGTTTGCAGACATACCCGTTGTTGAAAAATCCCAAGAATTCCACCGCCTTGGTATCTTTCAACCTACCTTCATACCATCACACGAACCCAAAGAAGCAACCAACCAACGCGACAAATCCTGGGTAGCAGTAGTTGACTCCTACAAATCTCCTAACCCTGATGGTAGCAATTTCCTCGAATTCTTCTGCGAAGACAAAGAAGTTGAATTCCAAACAATCATGCAGGCTAATCCTGAATTTAGCCACCGCATTGGTAAAACCTCCGCCGTCGTAGCTACACATCACCAGCTAGCAGGTGTAAATACTACCGAACTAGCTGCATTACCTCCCTCAACAATCGAAGAACTACCTTATTAA